A stretch of the Kazachstania africana CBS 2517 chromosome 12, complete genome genome encodes the following:
- the ALG3 gene encoding dolichyl-P-Man:Man(5)GlcNAc(2)-PP-dolichol alpha-1,3-mannosyltransferase (similar to Saccharomyces cerevisiae ALG3 (YBL082C); ancestral locus Anc_7.407) — protein MTSELKEAQIAETKEPEKFVRPPLDLWQDLKDGIEYLLFNPRANLIVIPTLLFMESAALKIIIKNVAYTEIDYKAYMEQIETIVYYKNLNYTEIEGGTGPLVYPAGHVMLYKIMHRLTDGMENLDKGQLWFRYLYMFTMLLQMLCYNKLSIPPWCVVLGCLSKRVHSIYVLRLFNDCFTTFFMVMTVFHMILAAAPRKPTEMILSILSALTYSMAVSIKMNALLYFPAMMIGVYIVNKGNLFKTLVCFIVMLGWQVYVALPFLKTFPMEYLKNAFNFSRQFMFEWSINWQFIGEEGFHNVWFQKSLLMGHIIFLLVVVAVRYPRFFHDLITSMKRPFSNVMVTMSRDDRERIVPQLLIITNFIGIIFARSLHYQFLVWYQWTLPMLLHWSQVPLPVGIVWYALHEYCWNVYPPNAATSALLLVLNSLLLLLCVRPHHTKTDDHVKKTI, from the coding sequence ATGACTAGCGAATTAAAGGAGGCTCAGATAGCGGAGACTAAGGAACCTGAAAAGTTTGTGAGACCACCATTAGATTTGTGgcaagatttgaaagatggGATTGAGTACTTGTTGTTTAATCCTCGAGCCAATCTTATTGTTATCCCTACGTTACTATTTATGGAGTCCGCAGCACTCAAGATAATTATTAAGAATGTGGCATACACTGAGATTGATTACAAAGCGTATATGGAGCAAATTGAGACGATAGTATactataaaaatttgaactaTACAGAAATCGAAGGTGGCACCGGGCCACTAGTTTATCCTGCAGGTCATGTTATGCTGTACAAGATAATGCACAGGCTAACTGACGGGATGGAGAATCTAGATAAGGGACAACTGTGGTTTAGATATTTGTACATGTTTACAATGCTTTTACAAATGCTTTGTTACAATAAGTTATCTATACCACCATGGTGTGTTGTATTGGGATGTCTTTCGAAGAGAGTTCATTCTATCTACGTGCTACGTCTCTTCAATGATTGCTTTACGACTTTCTTCATGGTGATGACAGTTTTCCATATGATCTTAGCCGCTGCACCAAGAAAACCTACAGAAATGATTTTATCTATACTTTCCGCTTTAACCTATTCCATGGCAGTTAGTATTAAGATGAATGCCTTGCTATATTTCCCTGCTATGATGATTGGAGTTTATATAGTCAACAAGGGAAACCTGTTCAAGACATTGGTTTGTTTTATTGTGATGCTAGGCTGGCAAGTATACGTTGCTCtgccatttttgaaaactttcccaatggaatatttgaagaatgcATTCAATTTCAGCAGACAATTCATGTTCGAATGGAGCATAAATTGGCAATTTATTGGGGAAGAAGGGTTCCATAATGTatggtttcaaaaatcaCTACTCATGGGACATATCATATTTCTCTTGGTTGTGGTTGCTGTAAGATATCCTCGATTCTTCCACGATTTGATCACTTCAATGAAAAGGCCATTCAGTAATGTTATGGTGACGATGTCACGCGATGACAGGGAGAGGATCGTACCACAATTACTcattattacaaatttcATTGGGATCATTTTTGCCAGATCTTTACATTACCAATTTCTCGTATGGTACCAATGGACCCTACCCATGTTACTACATTGGTCCCAAGTACCACTACCTGTTGGTATTGTATGGTATGCGTTGCACGAATATTGTTGGAACGTGTACCCACCAAATGCAGCCACGAGCGCATTGTTACTCGTGCTAAACAGTCTCCTATTGCTACTCTGCGTAAGACCCCATCACACGAAGACAGACGACCACGTCAAGAAAACCATATAA
- the KAFR0L01860 gene encoding uncharacterized protein (similar to Saccharomyces cerevisiae SWI4 (YER111C); ancestral locus Anc_7.409), with protein sequence MMLNPARISDINRTTVPQITRTVADSQSDDNKANYASARPIVEIATYAETDVYECYFRGAESHIVMRRTRDDWINITQVFKVAKFSKNHRTKVLERESSNLRHEKVQGGYGRFQGTWIPLVDAKRLIAEYNINDPVVQTIINFNLDPSNPPRRRMKNSILRKASPGKKISSPSSYNKTPKRKNNQPQASQSNLQKKVKKSTSLQANPSPLHNVAFQTPRQSNITNSSNTTAYRNTNSSTLDDPSSISVNPTMSRLNSADNIKPHTNGYSASQKPLQFFPVPTNVSNEGPTRPPNNVIKYGNNTMNFFKINKKPKVSNFITFVPENSTSKTITSQIDTQSSNNEKTSINIQRHYASGNEFIENNSQEKIELSTNKMLNSKLQPSSIEDINNVKTKNAPTNSTFSLTNNYSDNDRNLNIGNQLKIQRMNKDEYRELILKVLAYEPKPDESYTLPNELYHPPEGFNIDAEIDQQSHTALHWASAMANIPLIKALLYLNANALYCNIKGFNCVTKSLFYNNNYTNNTFGELIYILRICLVTPDQNRRLPFHYLVELSANKSKDDTVITSYIETMLRALAEENYSTLQMCLDFQDTMGNTPLHLAALNLNLDLFNKLCLLGASIDIPNAEGHSAVEILSRFNMIVPPTSQMGIKPNLDTDNKLLVNPKIKLEQEKNLRQTIKSEELPQETQMTTLLETPILYKNQSPRTFLQSNEKNNTSLGQIMEDLSSIDAIVNSSVIKYAKSSPAPLQSPSTMKQSIKDATRTNKDHSTALEEKIAPLFPEKSTNSPTFSKGNKLNRVVNQLVSKIDMEINSNEHEIKILRSNLVDVQKTANSVTRQKNNIFKSLKIKDTIELEKSKINLLEDVKEKKTKLRKQLEKSQALILAQAAEEEQNLENCIIEAGDIDVRIKDSLKFAILQLKRRSMLQRLVEVKSRGNSAIKLRKYRALIGSTFSDIDTKLDEIEKDLKSAV encoded by the coding sequence ATGATGCTGAATCCAGCTCGTATTTCGGACATCAATAGAACAACTGTTCCTCAAATAACACGAACTGTGGCAGATTCACAGAGTGATGACAATAAAGCAAATTATGCATCGGCACGTCCTATAGTGGAGATTGCTACGTACGCGGAAACAGACGTTTATGAATGCTATTTTAGAGGTGCTGAGTCTCATATTGTTATGAGAAGAACACGAGATGATTGGATAAATATTACACAAGTCTTTAAAGTTGCcaaattttccaagaaTCATAGAACAAAAGTACTTGAAAGAGAGTCATCGAATCTCAGGCACGAGAAAGTTCAGGGTGGATATGGTAGATTCCAAGGAACATGGATTCCCTTGGTCGATGCAAAGAGATTGATTGCAGAATATAACATAAATGATCCTGTTGTTCAAacaatcatcaatttcaatttagaTCCTTCAAATCCaccaagaagaagaatgaaaaatagTATATTAAGGAAAGCTTCTCCtggtaaaaaaatttcttcaccaTCAAGTTATAATAAAACaccaaagagaaaaaataatcaacCTCAGGCTAGTCAATCGAACTTACAGAAGAAAGTTAAAAAATCAACTTCCTTACAGGCTAATCCAAGCCCTTTGCATAATGTAGCATTTCAAACCCCAAGACAATCAAACATAACAAACTCTTCCAATACAACTGCATATAGAAATACAAATTCGTCTACTCTAGATGATCCATCATCAATTAGCGTGAACCCCACAATGTCAAGATTAAACTCTGCCGACAACATTAAGCCTCACACTAATGGGTACTCTGCATCTCAAAAACctttacaattttttccagTTCCAACAAACGTATCCAACGAAGGGCCAACTCGGCCACCAAATAACGTTATTAAGTACGGTAACAATActatgaatttttttaaaataaaCAAGAAGCCAAAGGTATCTAATTTTATCACATTTGTTCCTGAAAACAGCACTAGTAAAACTATTACATCACAAATTGATACACAAAGCagtaataatgaaaaaacaaGCATAAATATTCAGCGCCATTATGCTTCTGGGAACGAGTTCATTGAAAACAATAGCCAAGAAAAGATAGAGCTTTCAACTAACAAAATGTTAAATTCAAAACTACAACCATCCTCAATTGAGGATATTAACAATGTCAAGACAAAAAATGCTCCAACAAACTCTACTTTTTCATTGACTAACAATTATTCTGATAATGATCGAAACTTAAATATTGGCAATCAATTAAAGATTCAAAGAATGAATAAAGACGAATATAGAGAgttaatattgaaagtaTTAGCATATGAGCCAAAACCAGATGAATCATATACTCTCCCTAATGAGTTGTACCACCCACCAGAAGGCTTTAATATTGATGCGGAAATTGACCAACAAAGTCACACTGCATTGCATTGGGCTTCAGCTATGGCTAATATTCCATTGATCAAAGCGCTTCTGTACCTAAATGCAAACGCACTATATTGTAATATCAAGGGTTTTAATTGTGTCACTAAATCGttattttataataataattatacTAACAATACATTTGGAGAGcttatttatattttgaggATATGCTTAGTAACACCTGATCAAAATAGACGTCTCCCATTCCACTACTTGGTGGAATTGAGTGCTAATAAATCTAAAGATGATACTGTCATCACATCATATATCGAAACAATGTTGCGGGCATTagctgaagaaaattatagTACTTTGCAAATGTGTTTAGATTTTCAAGATACTATGGGTAATACTCCTTTGCACCTGGCAGCGTTAAATTTAAACTTggatcttttcaataagcTTTGCCTCTTAGGAGCATCTATTGATATTCCCAATGCTGAAGGGCACTCAGCGGTGGAAATATTATCAAGGTTCAATATGATTGTTCCTCCCACTTCCCAGATGGGGATCAAGCCAAATTTAGATACAGATAACAAACTGCTAGTaaatccaaaaattaaGCTGGAACAGGAGAAGAATTTACGTCAAACTATCAAATCAGAGGAGCTTCCACAAGAGACACAGATGACGACACTTTTGGAAACGCctattttatataaaaatcaaAGCCCAAGAACATTTTTACAatctaatgaaaagaacaaTACCTCACTGGGTCAAATAATGGAGGACCTATCCTCAATTGACGCAATAGTTAACTCTTCTGTAATAAAATATGCAAAATCGTCACCAGCACCTTTGCAGTCACCATCTACAATGAAACAAAGTATAAAGGATGCCACTAGAACTAATAAGGACCATTCAACTGcattagaagaaaagatcGCTCCTTTATTCCCTGAAAAATCTACCAACTCTCCCACCTTTAGCAAGGGTAACAAGCTAAACAGAGTTGTGAATCAGTTGGTGAGTAAGATTGACATGGAGATTAATAGTAACGAACACGAGATAAAAATTCTGAGAAGCAATCTGGTGGATGTCCAGAAGACTGCCAATTCTGTGACCAGAcagaaaaataatatattcaaaagcTTAAAAATTAAGGACACTATTGAACTTGAAAAGTCAAAAATTAATCTCTTAGAAGatgtcaaagaaaagaaaactaaATTAAGAAAGCAACTCGAAAAATCCCAAGCACTGATACTGGCTCAAGCAGCAGAAGAGGAGCAAAATCTAGAAAATTGTATTATTGAAGCAGGTGATATAGATGTTAGAATAAAAGATTCTTTAAAGTTTGCAATTTTACAATTGAAGAGACGTTCAATGCTACAGAGGTTGGTTGAAGTCAAAAGTAGGGGGAATTCAGCGATTAAATTAAGAAAGTATAGAGCATTAATTGGATCAACCTTTAGTGATATCGACACTAAGTTAGACGAGATTGAGAAGGATTTGAAGTCTGCTGtatga
- the CDC27 gene encoding anaphase promoting complex subunit CDC27 (similar to Saccharomyces cerevisiae CDC27 (YBL084C); ancestral locus Anc_7.412) gives MLFAVDDAKEAELPYFASPSGYDQDDQYYAENYSNSPKVLSNLAQVIENAIQQMNFETAVFLSELLYTESLGFDKHNFYRINSTYLYCLSLYMNRNYHTAFEISKTMKSLHISIAYIYGRCCLELSRDEETACLILVMRLDEFHRDFNDHFISMPNLATIHSLIGKLYQRVDNTKSSIQHHIEALKIDPFLWESLSALCNMKALVDLKLLFYGSDKQKRSLYSNSTTQEDFKDESKKSYTKVGNNVITSPSLKGSYNDIHEMTDISQNLYKKSEDFRKKQSDMTATSNKKKNLLFHSQLPSVSSNSVTKSNVGDKDKLLNTPPSKLIMNDSRASFKTPRNIMKTTNTGSTIKRRLNLNSSANRDYIRANPTFLSDPSPNLNNDMDELRDLIYIFAKILKSTVTFNCYNAIRIIREQLPTHLGKYMPWCQAQLGKLHYEIQNYKMALSHFERLRIIQPTRLNDLEIFSTLLWHLHDKVKLSNLANELIDNFPEAAQTWCVLGNHFSLQKDHDEAIKAFNKATELDPRFAYAYTLQGHEYASNESFDTARTFYRKALACDSQHYNAYYGLGTCDSQNGNHDRSLLFFEKARMINPVNIVLICCCGVELEKVRNYELALKYYDFASKLQPNSALAKYRKAELLFSLGRYSLAVELFEDLIKLDSENPNLHYMLGKIYQTMGRKKDAVKEYTVAMNLDPKGNQYIIDALENCHAQD, from the coding sequence ATGCTTTTTGCAGTTGATGATGCTAAAGAAGCAGAACTGCCATATTTTGCATCTCCGTCTGGATATGATCAGGATGATCAATACTATGCTGAAAACTATTCGAATTCTCCAAAAGTACTGAGCAATCTGGCTCAAGTAATTGAAAATGCCATTCAACAAATGAATTTCGAAACTGCTGTATTCCTATCTGAACTGCTGTATACAGAATCACTGGGATTCGACAAACACAACTTCTATAGAATTAATTCGACATATCTATATTGCTTATCATTATACATGAACAGAAACTATCATACTGCATtcgaaatttcaaagactATGAAAAGCTTACACATTTCCATCGCTTATATTTACGGACGCTGTTGCCTCGAATTATCTAGGGATGAAGAAACGGCATGTCTAATATTAGTAATGAGGTTAGACGAATTTCACAGGGACTTCAATGACCACTTCATATCGATGCCAAATCTGGCAACAATACATTCATTAATAGGAAAACTATATCAAAGGGTAGACAATACGAAATCTAGTATTCAGCATCATATTGAAGCACTCAAAATTGATCCATTTTTATGGGAGTCATTATCTGCATTGTGCAACATGAAGGCACTTGTCGATCTAAAATTACTATTTTATGGATCAGATAAACAGAAAAGAAGTTTGTACAGCAACAGTACAACCCAAGAGGACTTTAAAGAtgaatcaaagaaaagctATACCAAAGTCGGAAATAATGTAATTACATCACCTTCCTTGAAGGGATCATACAATGATATTCATGAAATGACTGATATCTCACAAAATTTATACAAAAAATCTGAAGATTTCAGAAAAAAACAATCCGATATGACTGCAACGtcaaataagaagaagaatttactCTTCCACTCTCAGTTACCTTCCGTAAGCTCTAATTCAGTCACTAAATCGAACGTGGGCGATAAGGATAAATTGTTAAACACTCCTCCATCAAAATTGATCATGAATGACTCGAGAGCTAGTTTCAAAACGCCTCGTAATATCATGAAAACTACTAATACGGGTAGTACCATAAAGAGAAGGCTAAATTTGAACTCATCTGCCAATCGCGATTATATTAGGGCTAATCCAACTTTTCTATCAGATCCTTCAccaaatttgaacaatGATATGGATGAATTGAGAgatttgatttatatattcgCCAAAATATTAAAGTCCACAGTAACTTTCAACTGTTATAATGCAATAAGAATAATACGGGAACAACTGCCAACTCATTTAGGAAAATACATGCCTTGGTGTCAGGCACAACTAGGCAAGTTACATtatgaaattcaaaactATAAAATGGCCTTGAGCCactttgaaagattacGCATTATACAACCAACTAGATTGAATGatcttgaaatattttccaCCTTATTGTGGCATCTACATGATAAAGTAAAGCTATCCAATTTAGCGAATGAACTAATCGACAATTTCCCAGAAGCTGCACAAACATGGTGTGTACTAGGAAACCATTTTTCTCTCCAAAAAGATCATGATGAGGCAATAAAAGCTTTCAATAAGGCAACAGAATTGGATCCAAGATTTGCATATGCATACACTCTACAAGGTCACGAATATGCAAGCAATGAATCATTTGATACAGCAAGGACATTTTACAGAAAAGCATTGGCTTGTGATTCTCAGCATTATAACGCATATTATGGTCTCGGTACATGTGATTCTCAAAATGGCAACCATGATAGAAGTCTACTCTTTTTCGAAAAGGCAAGGATGATTAACCCAGTTAATATTGTGTTAATTTGCTGCTGTGGTgttgaattagaaaaagtgCGAAATTATGAGTTGGCTTTAAAATACTATGACTTTGCAAGTAAATTACAACCCAATTCGGCACTGGCAAAATATAGAAAGGCTGAATTGCTATTTTCCCTTGGAAGATATAGTCTAGCCGTAgaactttttgaagatttgataaagttAGATTCAGAAAACCCCAATTTACATTATATGCTTGGAAAAATTTACCAGACAATGGGTAGAAAAAAGGACGCTGTAAAGGAGTACACCGTAGCAATGAACTTGGATCCAAAGGGAAACCAATATATAATAGATGCTTTGGAAAATTGTCATGCTCAAGACTGA
- the BOI1 gene encoding Boi1p (similar to Saccharomyces cerevisiae BOI1 (YBL085W) and BOI2 (YER114C); ancestral locus Anc_7.413), with the protein MPRIKGQLKPNVNVGNALGQVQEVKNSNTMLIAVSAYTKRMEDEISIKPGDKIQVITDDEDYNDGWYVGRNLRTGKEGLFPKIFTQKLDIDAQDSPSLKEKSQRRGDGVYGNEKLQFDVNCREYSQSGSNSNSSYSFLKTSTENKSNHADKSSSVNTTMNDIDKALAELRSDSLELLLNKEAISTPLTKHLNVTASTPELDITPSITSQSIDTEKSSRSIIDELDPSLVAKWTPEQVSNYFLKKGFNVEAAGKFEKHQITGKILLELELGHLKELEINSFGLRFEIFKEISTLKGTAESATPITADKRKTQLLAATSLTSLRRSSHNYHSRKLSQSLDALPSDKTPETGMRDIVNNSRPSSVLFDSEQLRITSDKLAGLAISSDEKVFESPGKAPKPPSYPSPVQPHLSPSVNQQLTTSPHTSSDYKFFSNINNTGNPYTFPNSTTSSNDSGKFRFPSSATSGNDSIASYDFKLKNSSIGLKFPSSASRASSGVSPIPTPRSEYFANTASPVMDGSKSNRNSVIYTGHKKTVSGGSFVDLFNRISTLSPVKSVNESNERLERPVSAYYGSHSRTPSSVYDHSRRASNSDIKKHRRNSSLLSFLSPSKNEDRVALSPSNNTRRNTTASANNKIVSHSRKSSLITSPLRENQNDYSTTVVAKDKKRDNINHKPRHSHKQSSSSRSISTIDPKDVIEVKKLEEEKKRSASEAIKMKKKAVRPKAKKQQTTAFLEGIRNVTVKDALKTSDCYGWMNKKGNGTMGVWKTRFFVLHGTRLSYFASTEDTRERGLIDITSHKVVPARDDDKLVSIYAASTGRGKYCFKLIPPQPGSKKGLTFTQPRVHYFAVDSKEEMRNWLAAMIKATIDVDDTVPIVSSYAMPTVSLTRAQEMLDEAKEELKEREQQRFLNEEDEDQLLWEQQQRQNELMASGFL; encoded by the coding sequence ATGCCTCGAATTAAAGGACAATTGAAGCCCAATGTAAATGTTGGCAATGCTCTAGGCCAAGTTCAAGAAGTGAAAAATAGTAATACAATGCTAATTGCTGTCAGTGCATATACTAAACGAatggaagatgaaattagCATCAAACCAGGTGATAAAATACAAGTTATTACAGACGATGAAGATTATAATGATGGCTGGTATGTAGGCCGTAACCTAAGAACAGGAAAAGAAGGCTTATTCCCAAAAATCTTTACTCAAAAGCTAGATATAGACGCTCAAGATTCACCCTCTTTGAAAGAGAAATCTCAAAGAAGGGGTGATGGTGTATATGGAAACGAGAAGTTACAATTCGATGTCAACTGCCGTGAGTACTCTCAATCTGGGTCAAATAGTAACTCTTCTTATTCCTTTCTGAAGACATctactgaaaataaaagtaaTCATGCTGATAAAAGTTCATCAGTCAACACAACTATGAACGATATCGATAAAGCATTGGCAGAGTTAAGAAGCGATTCTTTAGAgttattattaaataaaGAAGCAATCAGTACACCTCTTACAAAGCATTTGAATGTGACAGCTTCTACACCGGAATTAGATATAACACCCTCGATTACAAGCCAATCCATTGATACGGAAAAAAGCAGTCGTTCAATTATTGACGAACTTGACCCATCCCTCGTAGCAAAATGGACTCCAGAACAAGTAAGTAATTATTTCTTAAAGAAAGGGTTCAATGTTGAGGCAGctggaaaatttgaaaaacacCAGATTACTGGTAAAATTTTACTGGAACTAGAGCTTGGACATCTGAAAGAGTTAGAGATAAACTCTTTCGGCTTAAGgtttgaaatattcaaagaaatttctaCTTTAAAAGGCACAGCTGAATCAGCCACCCCGATTACTGCTGATAAAAGGAAAACTCAACTGCTAGCAGCAACGTCACTCACCAGTTTAAGACGCTCATCACATAATTACCActcaagaaaattatcaCAGTCTTTAGATGCCCTTCCGTCTGATAAGACACCTGAAACGGGTATGAGGgatattgtaaataattCTAGACCAAGCTCAGTACTTTTTGATAGCGAGCAGCTAAGAATTACTTCTGACAAACTAGCAGGCTTGGCGATATCCTCCGACGAAAAAGTTTTCGAATCTCCAGGAAAAGCACCAAAACCACCATCATATCCAAGCCCGGTACAACCACATTTATCGCCATCTGTAAATCAACAATTGACAACCAGTCCTCATACTTCCTCggattataaatttttttcgaaCATCAACAATACTGGAAATCCATATACATTTCCTAACTCTACCACTTCATCTAATGATAGCGGTAAGTTTAGATTCCCTTCATCTGCCACGTCTGGAAACGATTCAATTGCTAGCTACGACTTCAAGCTAAAAAATTCCTCTATTGGCTTAAAGTTTCCTTCAAGTGCAAGCAGAGCATCATCTGGAGTGTCACCGATTCCTACTCCAAGATCAGAATATTTTGCCAATACTGCAAGCCCGGTTATGGATGGGTCTAAAAGTAACAGAAATTCAGTAATTTACACCGGCCACAAAAAGACTGTATCAGGAGGATCTTTTGTTGACCTATTCAATCGAATATCCACTTTATCTCCAGTGAAGTCAGTCAACGAGTCAAATGAAAGGTTAGAAAGACCAGTATCAGCGTATTATGGAAGCCATTCGAGAACGCCATCTAGTGTATACGACCACAGTAGACGTGCAAGTAATTCTGATATTAAAAAGCATAGGAGAAATTCGTCATTGCTGTCATTCCTTTCACCGAGCAAGAACGAAGACAGGGTAGCCCTCTCACCTAGTAATAATACACGGAGGAACACTACTGCTTCTGCAAATAACAAAATAGTGTCACATTCTAGAAAATCTTCACTAATCACAAGCCCACTCCgagaaaatcaaaatgacTACAGTACTACTGTAGTTGCGAAAGATAAGAAACGTGACAATATCAACCATAAACCAAGGCATAGTCATAAAcaatcttcatcttcaagaTCAATAAGTACCATTGATCCTAAGGACGTTATCGAGGTTAAAAAGCTAGAGGAGGAAAAGAAACGATCGGCTAGTGAAGccataaaaatgaagaaaaaagctGTTCGTCCCAAAGCTAAAAAGCAGCAAACTACTGCCTTCCTTGAAGGCATAAGAAATGTTACTGTTAAAGATGCGCTGAAAACTTCTGACTGTTATGGCTGGATGAATAAGAAGGGTAACGGCACCATGGGGGTTTGGAAAACCAGATTCTTCGTTTTACACGGAACCAGGTTATCATATTTTGCAAGTACAGAAGATACTAGGGAAAGAGGATTGATAGACATTACGTCACACAAAGTTGTTCCAGCAAGAGACGACGACAAACTTGTATCAATTTACGCTGCGAGTACAGGCCGTGGGAAATACTGTTTCAAGTTGATTCCACCGCAGCCTGGATCTAAGAAGGGGCTTACGTTTACGCAACCCCGTGTGCATTACTTTGCCGTAGATTCGAAGGAGGAAATGAGGAATTGGTTGGCTGCAATGATAAAAGCTACCATCGACGTCGATGACACTGTTCCCATAGTCAGCTCATATGCTATGCCAACTGTCTCATTGACTAGAGCCCAGGAAATGTTGGATgaagcaaaagaagaactaAAAGAAAGGGAGCAACAGCGCTTCCTCAATGAGGAAGACGAAGATCAATTGCTCTGGGAACAGCAACAACGCCAGAATGAGCTCATGGCGTCTGgctttctttga
- the KAFR0L01890 gene encoding uncharacterized protein (similar to Saccharomyces cerevisiae YBL086C; ancestral locus Anc_7.414): MVFTHKNKNKRPKFLFSLQINELVNIPQSSGNCYVKWNFRKGTGTTKVSAPATASSSSSSSSIRQSRGDTKSQATTQGKGITPHVQVKHHRAQWNYSIRNPIEIKLLVDKNGNVMPKILLLDVFFEFIEDTGVNSSTSSSKSLLRSSSLKSPRTSIDLIRHKKETQTISDTNIKSTGRNSYSQRVSSKLLLGSVSINVAEYIREDESPVSNRFLLRNSKVNSIINLTMQLNLIRGSYEDFNIPKVITSGQLSGAFHGGIGNIFENASFDGSSEVSHANNTPGSSVKTPRTGATNGVSTISNTMSPLIDSLYEKTFELSWDPRPGEFSPKECVEDILRGGNGWAKNENGINLIDLQALRLSELESDYYTKDVSKTKTDADNNWRRMNRKEYLEKTHQNWSHLSASQREKRRNEANMSSADEFENTVSRDIKSWSVAEGIF; this comes from the coding sequence ATGGTATTTACacataaaaataaaaataagagGCCGAAGTTTTTGTTTAGCCTgcaaattaatgaattagTTAATATTCCACAGTCATCTGGTAACTGTTATGTTAAATGGAATTTTCGTAAGGGTACTGGTACCACAAAGGTTTCGGCACCTGCCACtgcttcttcctcttcttcttcttcctcaatAAGACAATCTAGAGGGGATACTAAGTCACAGGCTACCACACAGGGCAAAGGTATTACACCCCATGTGCAGGTAAAACATCATAGAGCACAATGGAACTATTCGATACGAAATCCTATTGAAATCAAACTTCTTGTGGATAAAAACGGAAATGTTATGCCTAAAATATTGTTGCTTGATGTGTTTTTTGAGTTCATAGAAGATACTGGTGTAAATAGTAGTACTTCAAGTAGTAAGAGTCTTTTGAGAAGTTCATCACTCAAGAGCCCCAGAACAAgtattgatttgattagACATAAGAAGGAGACACAAACAATATCAGATACGAATATCAAGTCGACGGGACGTAATTCGTATTCTCAAAGGGTCTCCAGTAAGCTCCTATTGGGTTCAGTAAGTATCAATGTTGCTGAGTACATAAGAGAAGATGAATCTCCAGTTTCTAATAGATTTCTACTACGAAATTCCAAAGTGAATTCCATTATAAACCTCACAATGCagttgaatttgataagaGGTTCATATGAAGATTTCAATATTCCTAAAGTCATCACCTCGGGTCAATTATCAGGTGCTTTCCATGGGGGAATAGGGAACATATTTGAGAATGCTTCCTTCGATGGAAGTTCAGAAGTCTCCCACGCAAATAATACGCCTGGTAGTTCTGTTAAAACGCCCCGAACTGGTGCTACTAATGGGGTCTCTACAATCTCCAATACAATGAGTCCCTTAATAGATAGTCTATATGAAAAAACATTTGAGTTATCTTGGGACCCAAGGCCTGGTGAATTTTCACCCAAAGAATGTGtagaagatattttaaGAGGAGGCAACGGTTGGgctaaaaatgaaaatggtattaatttgattgatcTACAGGCATTAAGATTGAGTGAACTAGAATCAGATTACTACACAAAGGACGTCAGCAAAACCAAAACTGACGCAGATAACAACTGGCGACGGATGAATAGGAAAGAGTATTTAGAGAAGACACATCAAAATTGGAGTCATTTATCGGCGTCACAGAGAGAGAAGCGTAGAAATGAGGCAAATATGAGCAGTGCGGATGAGTTTGAGAATACAGTTTCCAGAGACATTAAAAGTTGGTCGGTTGCAGAAGGGATTTTTTAA